One genomic region from Rattus norvegicus strain BN/NHsdMcwi chromosome 10, GRCr8, whole genome shotgun sequence encodes:
- the Krtap2-4 gene encoding similar to keratin associated protein 2-4, producing the protein MTGSCCGSFSSQSCGGCCQPCCCRDPCCCRPVSCQTTVCRPVTCVPHYTRPICEPCRRPICCDPCSLQQGCCRPITCCPSSCTAVVCRPCCWASTCCQPISVQAPCCRPPCCQPAPCRTTCRTSPCNTCC; encoded by the coding sequence ATGACCGGCTCCTGCTGTGGATCCTTCTCCTCCCAGAGCTGTGGAGGTTGCTGCCAGCCCTGCTGCTGCAGGGACCCCTGCTGCTGCCGCCCAGTGTCCTGCCAGACCACTGTGTGTCGCCCTGTGACCTGTGTGCCCCACTACACTAGGCCCATCTGTGAGCCCTGCCGCCGCCCCATCTGCTGTGACCCCTGCAGCCTGCAGCAGGGCTGCTGTCGCCCCATCACCTGCTGCCCCAGCTCTTGCACAGCTGTGGTCTGCAGACCCTGCTGCTGGGCCTCCACCTGCTGCCAGCCCATCTCAGTGCAGGCTCCCTGTTGCAGGCCCCCCTGCTGCCAGCCTGCTCCCTGTCGCACCACCTGCAGGACCTCCCCCTGCAACACCTGCTGCTGA